In a genomic window of Kineococcus mangrovi:
- a CDS encoding alpha-ketoacid dehydrogenase subunit beta, translated as METMAIGRAINAGLRAAMDRDPRVLLMGEDIGALGGVFRVTDGLQKDFGEDRVIDTPLAEAGIVGTAIGMALRGYRPVCEMQFNGFVFPAFNQITTQLAKLRARSRGRLSVPVVLRIPSGGGIGSVEHHSESPEVLFAHTAGLRVVAPSTPHDAYWMVQQSIASADPVLFLEPERRYWQKGEVDTDLGPGQVTPLHRARVLRPGTDATLVAYGPTTQLALDAAAAAAQDGTELEVVDLRSISPLDVDTVAESVRRTGRLVTVSEAPTFHGPMAELAARIQESCFYSLEAPVKRVGGWHLPYPVARVEEHYLPSVDRVLDAVEQSLAA; from the coding sequence ATGGAGACCATGGCGATCGGCCGCGCGATCAACGCCGGCCTGCGAGCGGCGATGGACCGCGACCCGCGGGTCCTGCTCATGGGTGAGGACATCGGCGCCCTCGGCGGGGTGTTCCGCGTCACCGACGGCCTGCAGAAGGACTTCGGCGAGGACCGCGTCATCGACACCCCGCTCGCCGAGGCCGGCATCGTCGGCACCGCGATCGGGATGGCGCTGCGCGGGTACCGCCCCGTCTGCGAGATGCAGTTCAACGGGTTCGTGTTCCCCGCGTTCAACCAGATCACGACCCAGCTGGCCAAGCTGCGCGCGCGTTCCCGGGGCCGGCTGTCGGTGCCCGTCGTCCTGCGCATCCCCAGCGGCGGCGGCATCGGGTCGGTCGAGCACCACTCCGAGAGCCCCGAGGTCCTCTTCGCCCACACCGCCGGGTTGCGGGTCGTCGCCCCCAGCACCCCGCACGACGCGTACTGGATGGTCCAGCAGTCCATCGCCTCGGCCGACCCCGTGCTGTTCCTCGAACCCGAACGCCGCTACTGGCAGAAGGGCGAGGTCGACACCGACCTCGGTCCGGGCCAGGTCACCCCGCTGCACCGGGCCCGCGTCCTGCGGCCCGGCACGGACGCGACCCTGGTCGCCTACGGGCCGACGACGCAGCTCGCCCTGGACGCCGCGGCCGCCGCCGCGCAGGACGGCACCGAGCTCGAGGTGGTCGACCTGCGCTCGATCTCCCCGCTCGACGTCGACACGGTCGCGGAGTCGGTGCGCCGCACCGGCCGCCTCGTCACCGTCTCCGAGGCGCCCACGTTCCACGGGCCGATGGCCGAACTCGCCGCGCGCATCCAGGAGTCGTGCTTCTACTCCCTGGAGGCCCCCGTCAAGCGCGTCGGCGGCTGGCACCTGCCCTACCCGGTCGCCCGGGTGGAGGAGCACTACCTGCCGTCGGTCGACCGCGTGCTCGACGCCGTCGAGCAGTCGCTGGCCGCCTGA
- a CDS encoding dihydrolipoamide acetyltransferase family protein, translated as MNQRFALPDVGEGLAEAEIVSWKVRPGDTVAVNDVLVEIETAKSLVELPSPWAGTVAELLAAEGDTVEVGTDIVVVSDGSATPEPAPAPATPEPEAAPAQDGSGATLVGYGTKESAPRRRRGTPAPAPAPSAPAVPAEVHVLAKPPVRKLARDLGVDLTAATPTGPGGTVSRADVLALVPATPAEPERRFVEHERERHVPIRGVRKATAAAMVESAFSAPHVTVFTTVDATRTMKLVQRLKTDPEYAGIRVSPLLLVAKALLVAAKRNPDINSTWDEANQVIVVKNYVNLGIAVATPRGLLVPNVKDADDMSLKELAVHLGELAATAREGKAKPRDLAEGTITITNVGTFGIDTGTPILNPGEAAILAVGKISQRPWVHKGKVKPRYLAQLGLSFDHRMLDGESGSRALADIAAVLEDPARALTWS; from the coding sequence TTGAACCAGCGGTTCGCCCTGCCCGACGTCGGTGAAGGCCTCGCCGAGGCCGAGATCGTCTCCTGGAAGGTCCGGCCCGGTGACACCGTCGCCGTGAACGACGTCCTCGTCGAGATCGAGACGGCGAAGTCGCTCGTGGAACTGCCGAGCCCGTGGGCCGGCACGGTCGCCGAACTCCTCGCGGCCGAGGGCGACACCGTCGAGGTCGGCACGGACATCGTCGTCGTCAGCGACGGTTCGGCGACCCCGGAACCCGCGCCGGCACCGGCCACCCCGGAACCCGAGGCGGCTCCTGCGCAGGACGGGTCGGGTGCGACCCTCGTCGGGTACGGGACGAAGGAGAGCGCCCCCCGGCGCCGCCGCGGGACCCCGGCGCCTGCTCCCGCCCCGAGCGCCCCGGCCGTCCCCGCCGAGGTGCACGTCCTGGCCAAACCCCCCGTGCGCAAGCTCGCGCGCGACCTCGGCGTCGACCTCACCGCGGCGACGCCCACGGGCCCGGGGGGCACGGTGAGCCGCGCCGACGTCCTCGCGCTGGTGCCCGCCACGCCCGCCGAACCCGAGCGGCGCTTCGTCGAGCACGAACGCGAACGACACGTCCCGATCCGCGGTGTCCGCAAGGCGACGGCCGCGGCGATGGTGGAGAGCGCGTTCTCGGCCCCGCACGTCACCGTGTTCACGACCGTCGACGCGACCCGCACGATGAAACTGGTGCAGCGGCTCAAGACCGACCCGGAGTACGCCGGCATCCGCGTCTCGCCCCTGCTGCTCGTGGCCAAGGCGCTGCTCGTGGCGGCCAAGCGCAACCCCGACATCAACTCCACGTGGGACGAGGCCAACCAGGTCATCGTCGTGAAGAACTACGTGAACCTCGGCATCGCCGTCGCCACCCCGCGCGGTCTGCTCGTCCCGAACGTCAAGGACGCCGACGACATGTCGCTCAAGGAGCTCGCCGTCCACCTGGGTGAACTGGCCGCGACGGCCCGGGAGGGCAAGGCGAAACCTCGCGACCTGGCCGAGGGCACCATCACCATCACCAACGTCGGGACGTTCGGGATCGACACGGGGACGCCGATCCTCAACCCCGGCGAGGCGGCGATCCTCGCGGTCGGCAAGATCTCCCAGCGGCCGTGGGTGCACAAGGGCAAGGTCAAACCCCGCTACCTGGCTCAGCTCGGCCTGTCGTTCGACCACCGCATGCTGGACGGGGAGAGCGGGTCCCGCGCCCTGGCCGACATCGCCGCCGTCCTGGAGGACCCGGCCCGCGCGCTCACCTGGAGCTGA
- a CDS encoding HpcH/HpaI aldolase/citrate lyase family protein, translating to MTAEPAERQVHIVEPKYARTWLLVNATRTDLFDVAARSRADQVVLDIEDAVDPSRKDSARADSIEWLAGGGQAFVRINDVTTPHWRDDVDALKGVPNLLGVMLAKTEAGEQVEATWHALGGSVPVVALCESALGIEAAREIACAKGTFRLAFGSGDYRRDTGASAEDMAMAYPRTKLVIASAIGKLPGPIDGPTTGGGHPELREASGVGVAMGMMGKLCLDAEQTYVINEVMSPNVSDATWARDFIADFERSGGVVRDGSDLPRLGRARRIQELADAYGIRPL from the coding sequence ATGACCGCAGAACCCGCCGAACGCCAGGTGCACATCGTCGAGCCCAAGTACGCGCGGACGTGGCTGCTCGTGAACGCGACCCGCACGGACCTCTTCGACGTGGCCGCGCGCTCGCGCGCCGACCAGGTCGTCCTGGACATCGAGGACGCGGTGGACCCCAGCCGCAAGGACTCCGCGCGTGCCGACTCGATCGAGTGGCTCGCGGGCGGCGGGCAGGCGTTCGTCCGCATCAACGACGTGACGACCCCGCACTGGCGCGACGACGTCGACGCGCTCAAGGGCGTCCCGAACCTCCTGGGCGTCATGCTCGCCAAGACCGAGGCCGGTGAGCAGGTCGAGGCGACCTGGCACGCCCTCGGCGGGTCCGTCCCCGTCGTCGCCCTGTGCGAGTCCGCGCTCGGCATCGAGGCCGCCCGCGAGATCGCCTGCGCCAAGGGCACGTTCCGGCTCGCGTTCGGCTCCGGCGACTACCGCCGCGACACCGGGGCCAGCGCGGAGGACATGGCGATGGCCTACCCGCGCACGAAGCTCGTCATCGCCAGCGCCATCGGCAAGCTGCCCGGACCGATCGACGGACCCACCACCGGCGGTGGTCACCCCGAGCTGCGCGAGGCCTCCGGCGTCGGCGTCGCGATGGGCATGATGGGCAAGCTGTGCCTGGACGCCGAGCAGACCTACGTCATCAACGAGGTCATGAGCCCCAACGTCTCGGACGCCACGTGGGCGCGCGACTTCATCGCCGACTTCGAGCGCAGCGGCGGCGTCGTCCGCGACGGCTCGGACCTGCCGCGCCTGGGTCGCGCCCGCCGCATCCAGGAACTCGCCGACGCCTACGGCATCCGCCCCCTGTGA
- a CDS encoding 8-oxoguanine deaminase: MITGAAVATVDPSGTEHRRGFVVVEDGVVAAVGPGDPPPGTTADRVLDGRGHLLTPGFVNTHHHLYQWATRGFAVDAGLFEWLTTLYPVWARLDAADVEAAARAGLARLALTGCTTTSDHHYLHPRDGGDQLAATVEAARTVGLRFSPTRGSMDLGAAAGGLPPDSVVETVDAVLAATADAVARFHDPAPGAMVRVGAAPCSPFSVSPDLLRQSAAQAAELGIRRHTHLAETADEEEYCAQTFGRRPVEVLEDLGWLGPDVWLAHCVHLSDPDIATLARTGTSVAHCPSSNARLGAGIARTRDLLAAGVPVGLGVDGAASSEQGSLADELRQMLYVARAVGGPTAVSARDALRAATVGGATCLGRDGEIGSIEVGKRADLALWDLTGLGHADLDDPVVALVVGPTPPLALSTVEGRVVVEDGRLRTTDVDRAVADLVAARGRVLARG, from the coding sequence CTGATCACCGGGGCCGCCGTGGCCACCGTCGACCCCTCCGGCACGGAACACCGGAGGGGTTTCGTCGTCGTGGAGGACGGCGTCGTCGCCGCCGTCGGGCCGGGTGACCCGCCGCCCGGGACCACCGCGGACCGGGTCCTCGACGGCCGCGGGCACCTGCTGACGCCGGGGTTCGTCAACACCCACCACCACCTCTACCAGTGGGCCACCCGGGGTTTCGCCGTCGACGCGGGCCTGTTCGAGTGGCTGACGACGCTGTACCCGGTGTGGGCGCGCCTGGACGCCGCGGACGTCGAGGCCGCCGCCCGGGCGGGCCTGGCGCGCCTCGCCCTCACCGGCTGCACGACGACGAGCGACCACCACTACCTGCACCCCCGCGACGGCGGCGACCAGCTCGCCGCGACCGTCGAGGCGGCGCGCACGGTCGGCCTGCGCTTCTCCCCCACCCGCGGCTCGATGGACCTCGGCGCCGCCGCCGGCGGACTGCCGCCGGACTCCGTCGTGGAGACCGTCGACGCGGTCCTGGCCGCGACGGCCGACGCCGTCGCCCGCTTCCACGACCCCGCACCGGGCGCGATGGTGCGGGTGGGCGCCGCCCCCTGCTCCCCGTTCTCCGTCTCCCCCGACCTGCTGCGCCAGAGCGCCGCCCAGGCCGCCGAGCTCGGCATCCGCCGGCACACCCACCTCGCCGAGACCGCCGACGAGGAGGAGTACTGCGCCCAGACCTTCGGCCGCCGCCCCGTCGAGGTCCTGGAGGACCTCGGCTGGCTGGGCCCGGACGTCTGGCTGGCCCACTGCGTCCACCTGTCCGACCCCGACATCGCCACGCTCGCCCGCACCGGCACGTCGGTGGCGCACTGCCCCAGCTCCAACGCCCGGCTCGGCGCGGGCATCGCGCGGACCCGCGACCTGCTGGCCGCCGGCGTCCCCGTCGGCCTCGGCGTGGACGGCGCGGCCTCCAGCGAGCAGGGCAGCCTCGCCGACGAGCTGCGGCAGATGCTCTACGTCGCCCGCGCCGTCGGCGGTCCGACCGCTGTCTCCGCCCGCGACGCGCTGCGCGCGGCGACCGTCGGCGGGGCCACGTGCCTGGGGCGGGACGGCGAGATCGGCTCGATCGAGGTGGGCAAGCGGGCCGACCTGGCCCTGTGGGACCTCACCGGCCTCGGTCACGCCGACCTCGACGACCCCGTCGTCGCGCTCGTCGTGGGACCGACCCCACCGCTGGCGCTGTCGACCGTCGAGGGCCGGGTCGTCGTGGAGGACGGGCGGCTGCGCACCACCGACGTCGACCGGGCCGTGGCCGACCTCGTCGCCGCCCGCGGACGGGTCCTGGCCCGGGGGTGA
- a CDS encoding Dps family protein, whose product MTTIDDITTAGLTQSAVVGFDASSRLNSGLQEVLVDLTALHLQGKQAHWNIVGANFRDLHLQLDELIDAARTYADDAAERMRAVGGVPDARPTTVATTTTIGDFGADEIDTRAAVEAIVAMTRRAVDTIRRVHDPIDAEDPSTADLLHGFILGLEKQAWLIGAENRAPRRR is encoded by the coding sequence GTGACCACGATCGACGACATCACCACCGCCGGCCTCACCCAGAGCGCCGTCGTCGGCTTCGACGCCAGCTCGCGCCTGAACTCGGGTCTGCAGGAGGTCCTCGTCGACCTCACCGCGCTGCACCTGCAGGGCAAGCAGGCCCACTGGAACATCGTCGGGGCGAACTTCCGCGACCTGCACCTGCAGCTCGACGAGCTCATCGACGCCGCACGCACCTACGCCGACGACGCGGCCGAGCGCATGCGCGCCGTCGGCGGTGTCCCCGACGCCCGCCCCACCACCGTCGCGACCACCACGACCATCGGCGACTTCGGCGCGGACGAGATCGACACCCGGGCCGCCGTCGAGGCGATCGTCGCGATGACCCGCCGCGCGGTCGACACCATCCGCCGCGTGCACGACCCGATCGACGCCGAGGACCCCTCGACCGCCGACCTGCTGCACGGCTTCATCCTCGGCCTGGAGAAGCAGGCCTGGCTGATCGGTGCGGAGAACCGCGCGCCGCGCCGTCGCTGA
- a CDS encoding Fur family transcriptional regulator, translating into MTPTDRTPPEEVLREAGLRSTAPRRTVLEAVADHPHVTAAGLAELLGTAGHRMSRQSLYNVLEDLTRTGLLRSIQPAGSTPRYETAVAGEHHHLVCRGCGTVVDVPCAVGTSPCLTPAEAPGFPVVHQAEVTWWGLCTDCAPAPR; encoded by the coding sequence ATGACGCCGACCGACCGCACCCCCCCGGAGGAGGTGCTGCGCGAGGCCGGCCTGCGCAGCACGGCCCCGCGGCGGACGGTCCTGGAAGCCGTGGCCGACCACCCGCACGTGACCGCCGCGGGACTGGCCGAGCTGCTCGGGACGGCGGGTCACCGCATGTCCCGGCAGAGCCTCTACAACGTGCTGGAGGACCTGACCCGGACGGGCCTCCTGCGCAGCATCCAACCGGCGGGCTCGACCCCGCGCTACGAGACGGCGGTGGCGGGCGAGCACCACCACCTGGTCTGCCGCGGGTGCGGGACCGTCGTCGACGTCCCGTGCGCCGTCGGCACGAGTCCCTGCCTGACCCCCGCGGAGGCGCCGGGCTTCCCGGTCGTCCACCAGGCGGAGGTCACGTGGTGGGGGCTGTGCACCGACTGCGCCCCCGCACCCCGTTGA
- a CDS encoding MDR family MFS transporter gives MSSTTAGAAPAPEAPVFTHRQIMAILSGLLLGMFLGALDQTIVSTAIRTIADDLDGFSLQAWATTAFLITSTISTPLYGKLSDMYGRRKFFIAAILIFIVGSALCGISTSMYELAGFRALQGLGAGGLMSLALTIIGDIVPPRERAKYQAYFMMVFGTSSVLGPVAGGFFSGLDSLAGLAGWRWIFWLNVPIGAFALLVVSKNLHLPKRSSHHRIDWPGALTLVTTLVPLLIVAEQGREWGWGDTKSIVCYVIGVVGLVGFILAERAYGDEALLPLRMFRGRTFVVGSLGSFILGMGMFGVFAVLPQYLQVVKDLSPTRGGLAMLPVVVGIMSGSMFSGRFIARTGTYKVLPVVGTGLMVVALFLFSRVNADTPIWQTMIVMLIMGWGLGGNMQPVILAVQNAAKRSELGVATSSVTFFRQMGGTLGTAVFLSILFSTLGEKVSSSYESASTTPEFGRALQTWGGDLQATLGRATDDTSVLGQLPSVLAHPFKVGFTESTSTIYLVATFVMLAGLVTMLFLPSLPLKGGAPAAAGPAPEGTDQSPVGTATAAAASPAQAAGAPLATSGGAVAAGVATVEPVNESMAPGELAERLRSGVQQAKAAQQAMAELALEAERREAAFDAAVENLRDLGLDEASIEAALGEDAATPRGRHAGASEDVPAREELGAQN, from the coding sequence ATGAGCAGCACGACCGCCGGCGCAGCGCCGGCACCGGAGGCCCCGGTCTTCACCCACCGCCAGATCATGGCGATCCTGTCCGGCCTGCTGCTGGGGATGTTCCTCGGCGCCCTGGACCAGACGATCGTCTCGACGGCCATCCGCACGATCGCCGACGACCTCGACGGCTTCTCGCTGCAGGCGTGGGCCACGACCGCCTTCCTCATCACGTCGACGATCTCCACGCCGCTGTACGGCAAGTTGTCCGACATGTACGGCCGGCGGAAGTTCTTCATCGCCGCCATCCTCATCTTCATCGTCGGTTCCGCCCTGTGCGGGATCTCGACCTCGATGTACGAGCTGGCCGGGTTCCGCGCCCTGCAGGGCCTGGGCGCCGGTGGCCTGATGTCGCTGGCCCTGACGATCATCGGTGACATCGTCCCGCCGCGGGAGCGGGCCAAGTACCAGGCCTACTTCATGATGGTGTTCGGCACCTCCAGCGTGCTCGGGCCCGTCGCCGGCGGGTTCTTCTCCGGCCTGGACTCCCTCGCGGGGCTGGCCGGGTGGCGCTGGATCTTCTGGCTCAACGTCCCGATCGGCGCCTTCGCGCTCCTCGTCGTCTCCAAGAACCTGCACCTGCCCAAGCGGTCCAGCCACCACCGGATCGACTGGCCCGGCGCGCTCACCCTCGTCACGACCCTGGTGCCGCTGCTCATCGTGGCCGAGCAGGGCCGGGAGTGGGGCTGGGGCGACACCAAGTCGATCGTCTGCTACGTCATCGGCGTCGTCGGCCTCGTCGGGTTCATCCTCGCCGAACGCGCCTACGGCGACGAGGCCCTGCTGCCGCTGCGGATGTTCCGCGGCCGCACGTTCGTCGTCGGCTCGCTGGGCTCGTTCATCCTGGGCATGGGGATGTTCGGGGTGTTCGCCGTCCTGCCGCAGTACCTGCAGGTCGTCAAGGACCTCAGTCCCACCAGGGGCGGGCTCGCGATGCTCCCGGTCGTCGTCGGCATCATGTCCGGGAGCATGTTCTCGGGGCGCTTCATCGCCCGCACCGGCACCTACAAGGTCCTGCCCGTCGTCGGCACCGGCCTCATGGTCGTCGCCCTGTTCCTGTTCTCCCGCGTGAACGCCGACACCCCGATCTGGCAGACGATGATCGTCATGCTGATCATGGGCTGGGGCCTGGGCGGCAACATGCAGCCGGTCATCCTGGCCGTCCAGAACGCGGCCAAGCGCAGCGAACTGGGCGTCGCCACCAGTTCGGTGACGTTCTTCCGCCAGATGGGCGGCACGCTCGGCACCGCGGTGTTCCTCTCGATCCTGTTCTCCACCCTGGGCGAGAAGGTCTCCAGCTCCTACGAGTCGGCGTCCACCACCCCGGAGTTCGGCCGGGCGCTGCAGACCTGGGGCGGGGACCTGCAGGCCACGCTGGGCCGCGCGACCGACGACACCTCGGTCCTGGGGCAGCTGCCGAGCGTCCTGGCCCACCCGTTCAAGGTCGGGTTCACCGAGTCGACGAGCACGATCTACCTCGTCGCGACGTTCGTCATGCTGGCCGGTCTGGTCACCATGCTGTTCCTGCCGTCGCTGCCCCTGAAGGGCGGCGCACCGGCGGCCGCCGGCCCGGCCCCCGAGGGCACCGACCAGAGCCCGGTCGGCACCGCGACCGCCGCGGCCGCCTCCCCCGCCCAGGCGGCCGGTGCGCCGCTGGCGACCAGCGGTGGCGCGGTCGCCGCCGGCGTCGCTACCGTCGAGCCCGTGAACGAGTCGATGGCCCCCGGGGAACTGGCCGAACGCCTCCGCAGCGGGGTCCAGCAGGCCAAGGCGGCCCAGCAGGCCATGGCCGAGCTGGCCCTGGAGGCGGAGCGCCGCGAGGCCGCGTTCGACGCGGCGGTGGAGAACCTGCGCGACCTCGGCCTCGACGAGGCCTCGATCGAGGCGGCGCTCGGCGAGGACGCCGCCACCCCGCGCGGCCGGCACGCCGGGGCGAGCGAGGACGTCCCCGCGCGCGAGGAGCTCGGCGCGCAGAACTGA
- a CDS encoding MarR family winged helix-turn-helix transcriptional regulator encodes MTTRTTTEEPAGTSASTPPATASDLDGHEALVAAVADQVGRQLRALHSFKAQIARGESDVERAMHVVLYVLADVGPLRGSALAERLGTDPSTTSRQTGELMRRGLLRKLPDPDDGRASLLDVTGTGHEVVAQMKQRRHEHLARAVDGFSDEDLATFTALLSRFAGGLERARTDCLRTTTTAPGENA; translated from the coding sequence ATGACCACCCGCACCACCACCGAGGAGCCGGCCGGCACCTCGGCCAGCACCCCACCGGCCACCGCGTCCGACCTCGACGGGCACGAAGCGCTCGTGGCCGCCGTCGCCGACCAGGTCGGTCGCCAGCTGCGGGCCCTGCACTCCTTCAAGGCCCAGATCGCCCGCGGCGAGAGCGACGTCGAGCGGGCCATGCACGTCGTCCTGTACGTGCTGGCCGACGTCGGCCCCCTGCGGGGCAGCGCCCTGGCCGAGAGGCTGGGCACCGACCCGTCCACGACGAGCCGGCAGACGGGCGAGCTCATGCGCCGCGGCCTGCTGCGCAAGCTGCCCGACCCCGACGACGGGCGCGCGAGCCTGCTGGACGTCACCGGCACCGGCCACGAGGTCGTCGCCCAGATGAAGCAGCGGCGCCACGAGCACCTCGCCCGCGCGGTCGACGGTTTCTCCGACGAGGACCTGGCGACGTTCACCGCCCTGCTGTCCCGCTTCGCCGGTGGGCTCGAACGAGCCCGCACCGACTGCCTCCGGACCACCACGACCGCCCCTGGGGAGAACGCATGA
- a CDS encoding ATP-binding protein yields MSFTNWSRETTLAPVPLSSRAARHFVADWCISEGVIGDVVDTLLLLTAETVTNAVLHGRSDVVLRIGRVGSRVRVAVGDENTRLPMRRESDPEALNGRGIALVEALADAHGVDVDPLGKTVWFDVATALAPVRSVRATA; encoded by the coding sequence GTGTCGTTCACGAACTGGTCGCGCGAGACGACGCTGGCACCCGTGCCGCTGTCCTCGCGAGCGGCCCGGCACTTCGTGGCCGACTGGTGCATCAGCGAGGGCGTCATCGGCGACGTCGTCGACACCCTGCTCCTCCTGACGGCCGAGACCGTCACCAACGCCGTGCTGCACGGCCGCAGCGACGTCGTCCTGCGCATCGGCCGCGTCGGGTCCCGCGTCCGCGTCGCCGTCGGCGACGAGAACACCCGCCTGCCGATGCGCCGGGAGTCCGACCCCGAAGCCCTCAACGGCCGCGGCATCGCCCTCGTCGAGGCCCTGGCCGACGCGCACGGCGTCGACGTCGACCCCCTCGGCAAGACCGTCTGGTTCGACGTGGCCACCGCCCTGGCCCCCGTCCGGTCGGTCCGCGCCACCGCGTGA
- a CDS encoding cytochrome c oxidase assembly protein produces the protein MAAPPRTARSAPGANGLLLTSSAVVLAALAVLLTALALAGGLNPSVLGDPGALVRYGLPITRTVHDLSAALAVGGFAVATCLLPHPSDAWDRAVRAAGVAAGAWAVTALLVLVLTAMDVIGAAPGAPGFGAQFAQFAQSIDLGRALLVTTVLAAVVATVGAAAATPTGAAWGLALSVLALMPLSLSGHASGSASHETAVSSLAMHLVGVTVWVGGLAAVLLVLPLTGRGGSTAKGRRPVDLTALASRYSTVALWCFAAVALSGVLNASVRLGGWSGLATAYGALVVGKVVALVALGALGAWHRRRTIPLLATRPAAFARIAAGELVLMGAAIGLGVALSRSPTPVPDDVPGTGRAEALLGEPLPPMPVTVGRWFTQVSPDLLWLTIGGLALVGYLLGVRRLRSRGDSWPVGRTIWWVAGCLALLFVTSGGPAAYGRITFSAHMLQHMLLTMAAPPLLVLGAPVTLAMRVLPARRDHSRGAREWLLELVHSRYLAVAGHPLVAAVLFAGSLIVFYYSPLFELALRTHVGHELMMFHFLGTGYLFSSALIGVDPGGQRPAYPLRLILLLATMGFHAFFGVALMQGTTLLAPDWFAQMTPDADLLANQQEGGDIAWGIGEVPTLVLVLGVAIGWSRSDDRENRRRDRKAARDGDADLADYNAMLQRLADREGPRT, from the coding sequence GTGGCCGCTCCTCCCCGCACGGCCCGCAGCGCACCCGGCGCGAACGGCCTCCTGCTCACCTCCTCGGCCGTCGTCCTCGCCGCGCTCGCGGTCCTGCTCACCGCCCTCGCCCTCGCCGGCGGGCTGAACCCCTCCGTCCTCGGCGATCCCGGCGCCCTCGTCCGCTACGGGCTCCCGATCACCCGGACGGTGCACGACCTGTCCGCCGCCCTGGCCGTCGGCGGCTTCGCCGTCGCCACCTGCCTGCTGCCGCACCCCAGCGACGCCTGGGACCGCGCCGTCCGCGCGGCGGGTGTCGCGGCGGGCGCGTGGGCGGTCACCGCGTTGCTCGTCCTGGTCCTCACAGCGATGGACGTCATCGGCGCCGCGCCCGGTGCTCCCGGCTTCGGGGCCCAGTTCGCCCAGTTCGCCCAGTCGATCGACCTCGGGCGCGCCCTGCTCGTGACGACCGTCCTCGCCGCCGTCGTCGCCACCGTCGGCGCGGCGGCCGCGACCCCCACGGGCGCGGCGTGGGGCCTCGCGCTGTCCGTGCTCGCCCTCATGCCCCTGTCGCTGTCCGGCCACGCGTCCGGGTCGGCCTCGCACGAGACGGCCGTCAGCTCGCTGGCCATGCACCTCGTCGGCGTCACCGTGTGGGTCGGTGGGCTCGCCGCCGTGCTGCTCGTCCTGCCGCTGACCGGCCGGGGCGGCAGCACCGCCAAGGGGCGCCGGCCCGTCGACCTCACCGCGCTCGCCTCCCGGTACTCCACCGTGGCGCTGTGGTGCTTCGCCGCGGTCGCGCTGTCCGGGGTCCTCAACGCCTCCGTCCGCCTCGGCGGGTGGTCCGGGCTCGCGACCGCCTACGGGGCGCTCGTCGTCGGCAAGGTCGTCGCGCTCGTCGCGCTGGGCGCCCTGGGCGCCTGGCACCGCCGCCGCACGATCCCGCTGCTGGCCACCCGTCCGGCGGCCTTCGCCCGCATCGCCGCCGGCGAGCTCGTCCTCATGGGCGCCGCGATCGGCCTGGGCGTGGCGCTGAGCCGCAGCCCCACGCCCGTGCCGGACGACGTCCCGGGCACGGGCCGTGCCGAGGCGCTGCTCGGCGAACCGCTGCCGCCGATGCCGGTCACCGTCGGGCGCTGGTTCACGCAGGTCAGCCCCGACCTGCTGTGGCTGACCATCGGCGGGCTCGCCCTCGTCGGCTACCTGCTCGGCGTGCGGCGGCTGCGGTCGCGCGGGGACTCCTGGCCCGTGGGACGCACGATCTGGTGGGTGGCCGGCTGCCTCGCGCTGCTGTTCGTCACCAGCGGCGGCCCGGCCGCCTACGGGCGGATCACGTTCAGCGCGCACATGCTGCAGCACATGCTGCTGACGATGGCGGCGCCGCCGCTGCTCGTCCTCGGGGCACCCGTCACCCTGGCGATGCGCGTGCTGCCGGCGCGCCGGGACCACTCCCGGGGCGCCCGCGAGTGGCTGCTGGAGCTGGTCCACTCGCGCTACCTCGCCGTCGCGGGCCACCCGCTCGTGGCGGCCGTCCTCTTCGCCGGCTCGCTCATCGTCTTCTACTACTCGCCGCTGTTCGAGCTCGCCCTGCGCACCCACGTCGGGCACGAGCTCATGATGTTCCACTTCCTCGGCACCGGGTACCTGTTCTCCTCGGCGCTCATCGGGGTGGACCCGGGCGGCCAGCGACCCGCCTACCCGCTGCGGCTCATCCTGCTGCTCGCCACGATGGGCTTCCACGCCTTCTTCGGCGTCGCGCTCATGCAGGGCACGACCCTGCTGGCCCCCGACTGGTTCGCGCAGATGACCCCCGACGCCGACCTGTTGGCGAACCAGCAGGAGGGCGGGGACATCGCCTGGGGCATCGGTGAGGTCCCCACGCTCGTCCTCGTCCTGGGGGTGGCGATCGGCTGGTCGCGCTCGGACGACCGGGAGAACCGCCGCCGCGACCGCAAGGCCGCGCGCGACGGCGACGCCGACCTCGCCGACTACAACGCGATGCTGCAGCGGCTGGCCGACCGGGAGGGTCCCCGGACCTGA